Proteins from a single region of Ananas comosus cultivar F153 linkage group 3, ASM154086v1, whole genome shotgun sequence:
- the LOC109707580 gene encoding UPF0160 protein MYG1, mitochondrial-like isoform X1, protein MFALRRGWGRALVLQSRSCAAASMAAAATAASPKRPRVPAFSTETPNPNPRRVGTHNGTFHCDEALGCFMIRLTANFSGAEIVRTRDAEMLNTLDAVLDVGGVYDPSRDRYDHHQKGFTEVFGHGFNTKLSSAGLVYKHYGKEIIAKELERGEDHQDVQRLYIAVYKSFIEAIDAIDNGISQYDTDQPPKYINNTDLSSRVERLNLDWTDPDQSPEKENAAFHQAMLLTGSEFLGSVRFHVQSWLPARVIVMECLSSRGNIDPSAEIMVLDRFCPWKLHLFELEEELKVDPPVKYVLYKDERGNNWRVQAVAVSPNTFESRKPLPLPWRGLRDDELSKESGIPDCIFIHMSGFIGGNRTYEGALAMARAALKL, encoded by the exons ATGTTCGCCCTTCGTCGCGGGTGGGGGCGTGCGCTCGTGCTTCAGAGCCGAAGCTGCGCCGCCGCGTCCATGGCCGCCGCGGCCACCGCCGCCTCGCCCAAGAGACCTAGGGTTCCGGCGTTCTCCACAGAgaccccaaaccctaaccctaggagGGTCGGCACCCACAACGGCACCTTCCACTGCGACGAGGCCCTCGGTTGCTTCATGATCCGCCTCACCGCCAACTTCTCCGGCGCCGAGATCGTGCGAACGCGGGACGCCGAG ATGCTAAACACGCTGGATGCAGTGCTTGATGTTGGGGGTGTGTATGATCCAAGCCGAGATCGTTACGATCACCACCAGAAAGGCTTCACTGAGGTCTTTGGCCATGGTTTCAACACTAAACTTAGCAGTGCCGGCCTGGTGTATAAG CATTACGGAAAGGAGATTATTGCCAAGGAGCTTGAGCGTGGTGAGGACCACCAAGATGTGCAGCGCTTATACATTGCTGTCTATAAAAGCTTTATTGAG GCAATCGATGCCATTGATAATGGGATCAGTCAATATGACACAGATCAGCCCCCAAAATACATAAACAACACCGATTTATCTTCACGAGTCGAACGTCTTAATTTGGACTGGACGGATCCGGATCAGTCACCTGAGAAAGAAAATGCAGCTTTTCACCAGGCAATGCTGCTCACAGGCAGTGAATTTCTGGGG AGTGTTCGCTTTCATGTTCAATCATGGTTGCCTGCGCGGGTTATTGTGATGGAGTGTTTGTCCTCGAGGGGCAATATCGATCCAAGTGCAGAAATCATGGTTCTGGATAGATTTTGCCCT TGGAAGCTTCATTTATTTGAGCTTGAAGAGGaattgaaggttgatcctccgGTCAAGTATGTTCTATACAAA GATGAGAGGGGAAATAATTGGCGCGTGCAAGCGGTGGCGGTATCTCCTAATACATTCGAGAGCCGAAAGCCTCTTCCATTGCCTTGGAGAGGCCTGAGAGATGATGAGCTCTCAAAGGAGTCGGGTATACCCGATTGCATTTTCATTCATATGAGCGGATTCATTGGTGGAAATCGAACTTACGAAGGCGCCTTGGCTATGGCAAGAGCTGCTCTCAAATTGTGA
- the LOC109707580 gene encoding UPF0160 protein MYG1, mitochondrial-like isoform X2, which translates to MFALRRGWGRALVLQSRSCAAASMAAAATAASPKRPRVPAFSTETPNPNPRRVGTHNGTFHCDEALGCFMIRLTANFSGAEIVRTRDAEMLNTLDAVLDVGGVYDPSRDRYDHHQKGFTEVFGHGFNTKLSSAGLVYKHYGKEIIAKELERGEDHQDVQRLYIAVYKSFIEAIDAIDNGISQYDTDQPPKYINNTDLSSRVERLNLDWTDPDQSPEKENAAFHQAMLLTGSEFLGWKLHLFELEEELKVDPPVKYVLYKDERGNNWRVQAVAVSPNTFESRKPLPLPWRGLRDDELSKESGIPDCIFIHMSGFIGGNRTYEGALAMARAALKL; encoded by the exons ATGTTCGCCCTTCGTCGCGGGTGGGGGCGTGCGCTCGTGCTTCAGAGCCGAAGCTGCGCCGCCGCGTCCATGGCCGCCGCGGCCACCGCCGCCTCGCCCAAGAGACCTAGGGTTCCGGCGTTCTCCACAGAgaccccaaaccctaaccctaggagGGTCGGCACCCACAACGGCACCTTCCACTGCGACGAGGCCCTCGGTTGCTTCATGATCCGCCTCACCGCCAACTTCTCCGGCGCCGAGATCGTGCGAACGCGGGACGCCGAG ATGCTAAACACGCTGGATGCAGTGCTTGATGTTGGGGGTGTGTATGATCCAAGCCGAGATCGTTACGATCACCACCAGAAAGGCTTCACTGAGGTCTTTGGCCATGGTTTCAACACTAAACTTAGCAGTGCCGGCCTGGTGTATAAG CATTACGGAAAGGAGATTATTGCCAAGGAGCTTGAGCGTGGTGAGGACCACCAAGATGTGCAGCGCTTATACATTGCTGTCTATAAAAGCTTTATTGAG GCAATCGATGCCATTGATAATGGGATCAGTCAATATGACACAGATCAGCCCCCAAAATACATAAACAACACCGATTTATCTTCACGAGTCGAACGTCTTAATTTGGACTGGACGGATCCGGATCAGTCACCTGAGAAAGAAAATGCAGCTTTTCACCAGGCAATGCTGCTCACAGGCAGTGAATTTCTGGGG TGGAAGCTTCATTTATTTGAGCTTGAAGAGGaattgaaggttgatcctccgGTCAAGTATGTTCTATACAAA GATGAGAGGGGAAATAATTGGCGCGTGCAAGCGGTGGCGGTATCTCCTAATACATTCGAGAGCCGAAAGCCTCTTCCATTGCCTTGGAGAGGCCTGAGAGATGATGAGCTCTCAAAGGAGTCGGGTATACCCGATTGCATTTTCATTCATATGAGCGGATTCATTGGTGGAAATCGAACTTACGAAGGCGCCTTGGCTATGGCAAGAGCTGCTCTCAAATTGTGA
- the LOC109707580 gene encoding UPF0160 protein MYG1, mitochondrial-like isoform X3 yields MLILFSPIYLILLICKIYIRVNVSSKCAHVLMLNTLDAVLDVGGVYDPSRDRYDHHQKGFTEVFGHGFNTKLSSAGLVYKHYGKEIIAKELERGEDHQDVQRLYIAVYKSFIEAIDAIDNGISQYDTDQPPKYINNTDLSSRVERLNLDWTDPDQSPEKENAAFHQAMLLTGSEFLGSVRFHVQSWLPARVIVMECLSSRGNIDPSAEIMVLDRFCPWKLHLFELEEELKVDPPVKYVLYKDERGNNWRVQAVAVSPNTFESRKPLPLPWRGLRDDELSKESGIPDCIFIHMSGFIGGNRTYEGALAMARAALKL; encoded by the exons ATGCTTATACTGTTCTCACCTATTTATTTGATCTTACTTATTTGTAAGATATATATAAGAGTGAATGTTTCATCTAAGTGTGCGCATGTATTG ATGCTAAACACGCTGGATGCAGTGCTTGATGTTGGGGGTGTGTATGATCCAAGCCGAGATCGTTACGATCACCACCAGAAAGGCTTCACTGAGGTCTTTGGCCATGGTTTCAACACTAAACTTAGCAGTGCCGGCCTGGTGTATAAG CATTACGGAAAGGAGATTATTGCCAAGGAGCTTGAGCGTGGTGAGGACCACCAAGATGTGCAGCGCTTATACATTGCTGTCTATAAAAGCTTTATTGAG GCAATCGATGCCATTGATAATGGGATCAGTCAATATGACACAGATCAGCCCCCAAAATACATAAACAACACCGATTTATCTTCACGAGTCGAACGTCTTAATTTGGACTGGACGGATCCGGATCAGTCACCTGAGAAAGAAAATGCAGCTTTTCACCAGGCAATGCTGCTCACAGGCAGTGAATTTCTGGGG AGTGTTCGCTTTCATGTTCAATCATGGTTGCCTGCGCGGGTTATTGTGATGGAGTGTTTGTCCTCGAGGGGCAATATCGATCCAAGTGCAGAAATCATGGTTCTGGATAGATTTTGCCCT TGGAAGCTTCATTTATTTGAGCTTGAAGAGGaattgaaggttgatcctccgGTCAAGTATGTTCTATACAAA GATGAGAGGGGAAATAATTGGCGCGTGCAAGCGGTGGCGGTATCTCCTAATACATTCGAGAGCCGAAAGCCTCTTCCATTGCCTTGGAGAGGCCTGAGAGATGATGAGCTCTCAAAGGAGTCGGGTATACCCGATTGCATTTTCATTCATATGAGCGGATTCATTGGTGGAAATCGAACTTACGAAGGCGCCTTGGCTATGGCAAGAGCTGCTCTCAAATTGTGA